From the Alteromonas sp. CI.11.F.A3 genome, the window GTATTCACCAATGTCTCTTGTGTAATGCGAAAGAGTAAAATACTCACATCTTTAGTAATGTCTGCTGGAATATCAATGGTGCACTCATATTCAATATCTTCAGAGGCAAGCAAATTACGACAAAGCCAGCTTAACGCAGGTTTTAGCCCCAAGTCGTCTAAAATGGTAGGGCTCATCAACCTAGACAGTTGGCGCACATCATTTAACGCCATTTCTGCCAAGCCATGCAAATTTTCAAGTTCAGGTGAATCTGCTGACAAGGCCTGCAAGCGTCGAGTAAGCCCTGTTAAAAGCTGACCAATACCATCGTGTAATTCACGGGATAGTTTTGCCTTTTCAGACTCTTGTTGCGCCCATAGCCTTTTTGCGAGCTGTTGAAGTGTAGCTTGTTCATCATCAAGTCTGTTTTTAAGCGAGTCTTGAAGGGCTCGAATTGAGGCGAGCTGCTGCTCAATATCACTCAAGGTAGGCCTGCCTATAATCCAATGCCTGCGTTTCCGTGAGCTGCTCAAGCCATTGTGAACGCAAGGGTTGTAGTTTAGCTTCGTACTCAGGTAATACTGAGTAGTAAACATGATTGCGCCAGTAGTCTGGATGAACGGCTAATTGTTGCGCTAGGGTCTTGGCTAGCTCAGTTTTGCCAGCCCTAACTTCAAGATATAGCCAATGCAGATAGGACTGATAATAAGTTGGCTTGATAAGCGTATTAATCGTCTGCATCACTTCGCTGTTAGATTTAAGGTTCAATCGATGTTGAATATCCAATAAAATTTTAAGTTCTGTCACTACAGGAATATGAGAGGTGTCAAAAGACGGTCTAAAGTCGGCCGCATTTATTGGTTGTTGCTGATGCTGTAATGCTAATAGTAGCCACTGTATGACAGCATGCTGATCGCGCCTTTCTTTAGCAGCGTCGCTGTCGATATTTGAAAGCACCTCTTTTACACACGGCCAGTTGGCTGTACGAAGACAGACTTCGCCATGCCATAAACTCACCTCAATCAGTGCTCTTGTATCTGAGGCACGCTCAGCTAATTGCTTAGCTTGCTCTATTTGGGTAAGGGCTTCACTTAACTTCCCATTACTAAAATGGAAGTAACTAAACAGCAAGTGGTTCACCATTTTCTCTTGATCGTTTTGCTGACTCAACTTGCTATCAACTTCAGAAAGATAGCGGGTAGCGGCGTTATTATCGCCTTTTACTAAACTTAACTGTGCCAGGTTCTGATACGTTCGAAGCAGATGAGACTGGTCGTTGTTTCTCTCGAATAAAGTTTTGGCCTGCTGCCAATAAATATCAGCAAGTGACAAGTCGCCAATCAAAAAATGCATATAAGCCACATTGCTCATGCTTTCTGGTTTTAGTACTTTGTCATCGATTTGAACCCGAATATCTAAGCCACGTTTATAGTGCAATAAGGCTTTTTCGAACTCACCTTGTTCTTCATAGAGAAAGCCTAACGTATCATTGATGTGGGCTTCTTGTTCTAGATCACCGATATCCATTATTAGTGACAAAGCCTCTTTTAAGGAAGACTCCGCTAGGTCGACTTTGCGAGTAAGTGATGCTGCAATCGCTAAGTTAGCAAGTGTTTTAGCGCGCTCAGAAGGTTGAGATTCAGCATCTCTAAGTGATAGTGCGTCTTGAAAATACGATGCAGCGGTACCGTGTTCTGCAATACGTAAATGAGCGATACCAAAAGCATTAAGTACTAAGCTTTCACCTTTCTTGTTTTTAACTTTTCTAAACGCAACTAGCGCTTGAGTGAGGGTTTCACTAATGGCTGTGTCAATGTTTCCCCCCATTATTTGCAAACGCGCAAGTTCAAACCAAAGTTGGCCATCATTAGGGCGTAATTGCAACGCGGCTTGGTAATCATCCATGGCCAATAGTGGCTGGTTAGCCCACTGATGTATATCGGCACGCATGGCTAGTAAGTCGGCTCGATTCGGGTAAAGGCTAATTAGCGCATCAATGGATTGCTGGGCCAACGAAAGGTTATCATCTAATTGCGCCCGAAGTAGTTCTCCCTGCAAACGCCAATAGTCGCCAATATCAGGTATTGCCATTAAGGTATCGAGAGACTCTCTAGCGACCAAAATATCGTTATTATTTAATGCTAGTTCAGCGTGAGCTACCCATCCCCCAGGATAATCGGGTGTACTGGTTATCATCGCCTCAATAGCATCGTCCCGGGTCAGAGGCGGCCCCGCCTCCCAGGCATCATGTAACGCATTTAAGTAACGCAAGTCTGGGGTGTCTACCTCAGTGTTTAAATGAGAAAATAATGCTTCAACGAGCTTGTCGGCGAAGGCATCTAAATCGTCAGCCAAGCTGCTGGTCGTAATAGAATGACTTACTGTAAATATCTGTGTATTGGCTGGCATGCTAAGTACACTGGCGTGAAGTAGATATGACTGACTGCTAGTAGGGGTTGCATCAAGTAGCAACAGGCTGTCGGTGCCAAGGATTGCGCTGAAATCCACTCTATCATTGTCACTATCCATAGGGGACAGTGCTAAATTTCGAATTAGCGTCGAGCTTTCGTTTTCGCCGACAAGCGCAATATCAGGATGAGTTGAAAGAGGGTAACGAAGTAAATCACTAATCGTGCCTAACAGTGGATAGTTGTTATCGTGAATTATAGCCAGTTGTAGGGTTTTATTGCCGAATCCATCAGGATTAGGTTTCGTATTATTTATAACAACGGTAATGGCGATCGTCGCTAACACAAGCATAAATATTGTGAATGCGGCTACGAATTTTGACCATGAAACAGGCGTATTAGCTTGGGTCAACGCTTGTGTTAGAGTAGGGCGCTTTTCTGGAATTTGATGGGTAAGGTTGCTAATAAACTGAGTTTGCTTTCTAAACCACACAGTGTCAGATAACGAAAATGACGACAACGCCACACAACTGAGCATATCGTTAAGCACTTTACCGGCACTGTAGGTATCAGAAAATTCCCCTGCCTTTCCTGAGTGAATCACCTCTGGGGCCGAGTACGCTAAATGGCCGCTCGTTTGCTCGCTATTTTTTTTCAATTGGCCTATGCCGAAATCAATGAGTAATAAATCATCGTCTGCATTAATAAGGATATTGTCGGGCTTTATGTCACCGTGCTTGATATCGACGCTTTGGCAGGTAGCAATTGCATCAAGTAATTGGTGTGACCATTTTTGATATGTCTTGCGAGAAATAGGGCGTTGAAGGCGCTCGAATAGTGGCTCACCTTCTATGTACTCCATGGTGAAAAAGGCGTAATAGTCGTCGGCAAATACATCGTGAACACGAATAATATTAGGATGTTGAAGTTGTCGAGCAATAACAACTTCATTACGAAGAACCTGCATACTGGCTAGGTCGGTAGCGGCACCAGGAATAAGTTTCAGTGCTACATCAACCGCGAGCAACTCATCTTTGGCGGCATATACACAGGCCTGAGTACCTGCCCCTAGCTGTTGAATGATGCGAAACCTATCAGCAAGAATGGTTCCACAGGCAAGTCTAGGCCCTGATGGCAAAGCCTCAGTTTGAAAATGTTCAGGCGTTGAAGGTATATTCCCCGGCCCAGTCAAACGCATCTCCACACTACAATTACTACAGCATAGGTATCATCTCGCGCGCTTTGCTGGGCTTATCGCAACGAGTGAAACCGATATTATTCTAATTAATTAAAGAAAGTTTATGCTCTATGGCGTGGAATAACAAACGAAGAGACAATAAATTGGCGAGAGACTTGGCAAACTCGATGTCAGTGTCGGTGAAATAGCGTCTTCCTACTAGGGAGTCGGCGTATAAAACGCCTATTGGTTTATCGTCTATGCAAACAGGCACACTAATAGCGGCTTGAATACCATTACGAATAATACTTTGTTGCGCGTTCAGCGAGTCATCAGCAACGATGTTGCCTACCGCCAGCACCGAATTTGTTTCCATCGTGCGTTGGATAATAGTGCGGCTTCCGGTGAAATTTTCCGCATTCATCCAAGGTTCATAACCTAAACCAAACAATGCTTTATTTTCCTCATCAAACAAGATGAGCGAGGCGCGCTCGCAAGCTAACGATTGAATTAAACATTCGCGAGCGATATGAACTAACGCACTACTGTCATTACAGTTTTGAAGTTGGTGTTGATAGCGCTTTAATTGCCGCTCTCGCCATACACGTTGACTATCTAACTGAATGACTTTTTTATGCTCAACCGGTGTAAATTGGCATGATATTGGGCCGAAAAACAAATGCTGGGGTTTATTAATGGCAATGTTTTTAACCGGTATACCACCACTGAAACAGCCTGTTGAACTAGTATCGTTTAATTGCCATAAGCGGTCGTTAGTCGCCTGCAATTTGGCATGCAAGCGAGAGATTTGAGGGTGCGCAATGACAATGTCAGCATTGTGCGCACGACCTATTCGATACTGCCTACCCTCAAAAAGTACGTGTTCTGTTACGCTGCCATTAGGTTGAGATACTGCAATTTGCAATGGCATAACAAGGCTCCGTATAACCTGCGATTTACAGTGTACGTAAACTAAAACGCAGGGTTTGCAATTGTGTCAGCAATATCCCTTTTGCGTTTACCACGCTACCGTTAGCAAGCCATACATCAGGAATTTGACTGCCAGATGCATTATCAACAACCGAAATCAGGCTATCCACTGCAGTTAATGCTGCAGCATCGTCATTTATCGCCAGTGCATTTTGAATATCATTAATGCCACTATCTAGCGTACCTTGAAGTAGCAAAGAGATATCGCTTCTATTGCTATTAACGGTTTGGCTGATATTACTGACTTTGTCGCTAATGACTGCACTTGGCGCGCGAGTATCAAGCAGAATAATAAAGTCAGAAAATTGTCCTGTACTGCCCCTGGCGCGAAGGCTACCGGAAGATGTCAATGTAGTGATATCTTCAAAAGTGCTATTTGCATGAGAGGTAAAGAGTCGAAATGGAACAGTAGGAACGTAATGGAGGGCCTTAGTATAAAGCTCAACCATGGCTACGCCTTCAAAACCAAAACCCGAATCTGCTTTTGGTGATATTGATACCAATACAGGAAAGCCAGATGTCGCGCTGGTTAATAATGAAGGTAGACGGTCAGTAATTAATAAGTCACTGGGGTTGAGAAGCTCGGCCGTAATGTCAAAGTTGTTAGCGTGAAGGCCAATACTATTTTCAAACTCGATGGTGAGATCGACTTCAATCGCAGTGGTTAGTGATAATTTAGCTTGTATGCGATTATTATCGACGGTAAGTATATTCGGTAGAACGATTTGAGCTTGGGCGGTAGAAAACAAAGTTACCGCAAGGGTAATAACGCTGGCTAAGAGCTTAAACTTCATCTGAGATATATTCATAATACCAATCTCTATTAAACCTTGATTAAAAAATAACCCGAAAAGGTGCTGTTATCAACAACTATAACAGCACCATTATTCATTCAGCTGTTATCACTCATAGTATTGTGTAAACAATCTTGATGAAAGAACGGCGTAATGGGCGCGGGTTACCGTCGACTCAGGATTAAAACTTGCTGTTAGCGTTGGGGTAACACTAAAAGGACTTTGTTCAGTACCAAAGGAGACATTAATTAGCGACATCGTAATAGCGAGTTGGACGTAGCCTTTTAATTCCGCTGGAATTTGATCTTGATCGACGAGAACTATCTGTTCACCACTGTAATCGACAATAATGTCAGAATCGGGGTCGAAACTGGTGGCAACCGACTCTAACCCTAGCATTTGAACCATGGCATAAGCCGTGTCTAACTTACTCATTACACCGAACGGGTTGGCACTACCGTCTTCACTATAAAGCACGGGCGATTGTGTGCGTAAGTTGTCTTTTAACGCGCCGCCACTCACCATGACCGACTCAACAAACGCTTTATCAAAGCCTGGAACGGCACCAATGTTAGGAACGTCTTCGTTTAACAAGTCACGGTATTGTCTTACTGCGCCGCCCATTACCGCATAGCGGGCGAAGTCTTTGCGTTTTAAGCCAGCATCTGGATAAAAGCCTCGGTTGTCAAGGGCATCCATTAATCGCTCGCTGATCGCAAATTCAATCGCGTTTTGTTGTGGGTGGCCTTCAATGTCATCAATGCCTTCATAGCCACCACTTTCTTCAAACGATACCGTCACTTCAAAGGTTTCAGGAATACCTGGTCCATTAGTGATGCCTAGAGGGTCTGCTTGGATACCTGAAAGCGATGTTAAGCCGTAGACATAGATTCCCCAAGTGCCTGGCATTGCTGGGGCAGATACACGCATAGTGGTACTTAATACTGGCGTAGTAAGATTACCAAAATACTCGGTACCATCTGGGGCAACTAATACCAATTTCGTTAGGTTTGCTAAGGTACTGGCAGAGGCTTTAACGAGTACTTCGCTTTCGCCTACCTCAAAGGTCTTTACTTCAGGTTCTCCCACTGGTGCGTAGAACACGTCGAGCACTTCTGTACGCTCACTGGTTGAAACCAATGCGTTAGCTTTAAAGGTTTTCGACGGTAAATTATTTACGGTTAAGCTGTGAGACATATCATAATCGAGTGCAGCGGCTACTGCAGAGCGAGCATTAACGTAACCCGCTCCGACTTCCCAGCGTTCGTAACCTGGCATATTCGTGGCAGTTTCTTGCAAAATTTGTTTGATAGAAGCGTTATCCAAAGAAGGATTTGCTTCTAGCAACAGTGCAATGATGCCTGACACGTGGGGCGTTGCCATAGAGGTGCCTGAAATCATGGTATAGAACGGTAGGTTCTGTACTTCAATGGCATCAATATCTGCTTCACCACCGTTGGCCGCTAAGTTCGTTGTTGCTCGGGTAGAAACAATATCAACACCGGGGGCAACAATGGAAACCTCGTTGTTATATGTCCACTCGGTGCCATCGGGCATCGTAAAATCGCCAGACTCGCTGTTGAGTCCTCGCGAAGAAAAGTCTGCCAAGCCACCAAATTTATCCCCTGCCCCTACCGATACACCCCATGGAATTTGCGCATAAGGATTATGTGAATCTTCACCTGGACCATCGTTACCAGCAGCGAAAACGCTGATCATACCTAGCTTATGAGCCTTATATGTTGCTAAAGATACAGGCCCTAATGGCTCGTACTTACCGCTTGAACCCCAAGAGTTACTAATGACTTTAATTGGGTTGTCGTAGCTATAAACATTATTTATAGCAAAGTCGAAACCGCCAATGGTATCTAGTAAAAGCACTGCCCCACCGGAACCATAGCCAATAATGTCAGCATCAGGCGCGGCGCCTACATATTTGCCATCAGACATGCTGCCGCTACCAGCAATAGTGCCTGTCACGTGGGTACCATGACCTGAGTTAAGGTCGGTGTTAACTTGTCCTCTTAAGGTGAATCCATCAGTCACACCGGTAATGCTAATCACAGAAGCATGGGTCAGGGCTTGTACATTTTCTACGACGGTATCACCGAAAAAATGATCTTGGTGCGATGCATCAATACCCGAGTCAATCACCATTACGGTAGAGCCTTTACCGGTAAATTCCATACCGTTGCGCTGAATAAAGCCTTGGCTCTGCAAGTCTGCAACACCCGTAATTTCGCGAGCATCTGCGTTATATAACTTCATTTTACGGTTCGCAAATACAGAGCGAACGCCGTCAATTTTTGCAATAGCATCTATCTGTGCCTTCGTGGCGATAACACCAACAATAGGTAATGATTTAAATTGAACACCCTCTGAAATGCCAAGGTTTAAGAGTTGTTGTAATTGAGATTCGGCTAAAGGGTCTAGCTGATCGTAAGTCACGACCGCCATAAGTGAGTCGGTTACATCAAGAGTGGTGAGTGTGTCGGCAAGCTGAGCGCCAATATAGGCATCAGCTAACGTGTTAGCCGCTGGGCTTGCGAGCATGGCCGCAGCTAAGGTAGATAGGGCAAACTTTTTCATTATTCTCTCCAAAATGAGACTGCATGTTTGTGTGGATATTCTCGTGTTAAGACTGTCATCTTCTTCGGGTATCCTTTGCAGCGAGGTACGCCCCTATAATGTCGGTTTGTTTTTTGTTCGAACATAGGGGTTTCACCCTATATGTCACCGAGCTTTGATATTGGCTGCAATGACTGCGCACTTCGCGGGGGTAGTATTGATGTAAGCTCTGGTAGAAGCACCAATAAAAGTACCTGTGAATATGCCGGTACAGCGGCAGCGCGAAATAGCAGGTTTTAGGCTATCTTCAATACACAATCGCTTTTTATATGCCCTGACGTTGATGGAAAACATAGTCTAGGAGAAATACTAAAAATGAAGTTTGATTCTATAAAATCTAGGCTTGTGCTGATGACACTGATTTGTGTTGTTGGGATGGGCATGCTGGTGGTTAGCCAGCATTATTTTACGCAACGGTTTATTGAATTAAATCAGCAGCGGGATTTATTGCTTCGTATGGGCCAGGACTTACTGCAAATGCGACGTCACGAGAAAGACTTTCTGATGCGCCATCAGCAGGAGTACTTTCAGCTATTTATTGAGCGTTCTGATAGTTTTAGCACTCGGCTTAATCGGCTTACCCCTTTAATTAGCGATTATGATATGCCTACGTCGCAGTTAGGAAACTTAGCCGAGGGAGTACATAAATACCAACAACTTTTCCAACAAGTGGTTACGTTACAAACCGAAATAGGGCTGACGCCAACATCTGGTTTGCTAGGGCAGATGATTGAGACTGAGGGGTTATTGCTCAGTCAGTCGTATTTTGACGTTGGGTCGAGTGCGCTCATTCAACTTGATGGCGCAAGGTTGGCCATTCGTGATTTTCAGTTAACCCACAATAATTATTACGCCACCCTTGCCATTCAAAATATAGAGGGGCTGGCACAGGTGCAAAGCGCGGGTAAGTCTGAACAGGTAGACGAATTGCTCGGCTTATATAAAGAAGCGGTGGAGGCACTTGCTATTGCCTATCAAACACTAGGCCTTACGCATAATGAAGGTTTGGTGGGGCGTTTTCGGCGACAAGCACACAGTGTGGAGCAGCAGCTCACGTTAATCGACCAAGCTCTACAGCCTATTATTGAAAACCAAGAGCAACAAGTCAAAACATACAGTATTAGTATTGCGGTGCTTACCTCGGTGCTACTAATTTTAATTTTAGTGAAGAGCTTTGCCACATTTCATCGTGCTTTTTCTAATTTCGTTATGTTTTTCTACCGGTGTAAGCGCCAATATCAGCGAATGGATCCGAGGAAACTCGGTTTTGCTGAGTTCAAATCGTTGGCTGAACTTGCCAATGAAATGGTAGAGTCTCGTCAAGCAATTGAAGAACGACTCGCTGTTGTGGAAGCAGAATTAGCACAAAAGCAGAGAAAACCAGAGACACGTTGAAGGTAGGTGAACGTAGATATGCAATTTAACAAATTAGGCGGCAGCGACTTATCGGTATCGGATATTTGCCTTGGAACTATGACATGGGGTATTCAAAATACTCAGCAAGATGCCGATGAACAATTAGCAATGGCGATAAGTCATGGTGTGAATTTCATCGATACCGCCGAAATGTACCCTGTCCCGCCGAACGATAAAACCTATGGTGATACCGAACGGATTTTAGGTAACTGGTTAGCAAGAAATCAATCAGCACGTGACTCGCTTGTTATCATGACAAAAGTTGCCGGAAGCGGCTTGAGCTATATAAGAGAAGGCGGGCCTATTACGGCAAGCGCCGTTGAGACGGCACTGAATGATTCGCTTAGCCGTTTAAATACCGATTACGTTGATGTCTACCAGTTACATTGGCCAAACCGCGTTACCCCACACTTTGGAAAGCATTGGCCGGATCGCGCTAACCCTACCAAAATCAATAAACAGCAAGAAATCGATGGAATGCGAGATATTTTAACCGGTATCAAACAAGCGCTCGATGCGGGGAAAATTCGCCATTGGGGGCTATCTGATGACACTCCCTGGGGCATCCACACGTTTTTGACCCTGTGCAAAGAAATGAATATTCCTTTACCAGTTTCTATCCAAAACGAATTCAGTTTACTGCATTTAAAAGATTGGCCGTACCTTATTGAAATGTGCGCGCTTGAGAACATTGCCTACCTACCGTGGTCGCCGCTTGCTACAGGTATGCTAAGTGGTAAGTACATGAACGGAGATAGACCCAAAGGTTCTAGATGGACACTGGTTCAGCGCCAAGGATTATTCAGAGACAAAGAGCCCGCTCGTGAAGCCACCGCTCGTTATGTTGAAATTGCCAAGCGAGCAAAGATTACTCCGTCGCAATTGGCTTTAGCATGGTGTAAACAAGTGCCAGGTGTGACTTCTACCATTATTGGTGCTACTACCACTAATCAGTTGGCTGAAAACTTATCGGCGTTTTCACTTAACCTTGATGAAAGCACATTGAAGCAAATAGGTGAGGTGGTTCGCCGCCATCCGCTAGGTTATTAGATACTGGTAACAAAAGGTGCAAACGTTTGAGCGTAAGTTTCTAATATTACGGGCCAAGTCATAACGACGTGGTGCCAGCCCTAAACACAGCCTGTCTTACCCAAGAATTGCCGTAAGGTTATAAATTGCGGTGATTTTATACTGTCGACGTTGGTCATTTATCTGTCACAACTTCGTCATAGTATGAATTCACTGTTATTTATTGACTGTCATTTCCTATGTCTCTATCAGATTCGCCTCTTGTTTGTGAAACCGAAACCCAGCATGGTAACTGGCGCCGTTGGCTACTGCTTATTGGCCTAGTGTATTTAATGTTGTTGGCCGTCAGCATGATAGGAAGCGGCTTCAAACTTGCCGCAGGCGATCAAGCTAAAACACTATTCACGTTTGCTAGTAACCCCATCATGGGGTTGATTATTGGCATGGTGGCTACCGCGCTCATTCAATCTTCAAGTACGGTGACTTCCATTATTGTTGGTATGGTCGCGGGTGGTTTACCTATCACCATTGCCGTGCCCATGATGATGGGAGCTAACATTGGTACCAGTATTACAAATACACTAGTTAGCCTTGGGCATGTCGCCAGAAAAGATGAATTCCAACGAGCATTTAACGCCGCCACTATTCACGACTTTTTTAACGTGATGTCGGTGTTTATATTTCTACCTCTTGAAATGGCGTTTGGCATTCTAGAGCATACCAGCGCCTTTGTAGTGTCTATGCTAAATGCTGGTGGCACAATGGGAATTGATGGCTTTAACCCAATTAAGGCAATC encodes:
- a CDS encoding aldo/keto reductase, coding for MQFNKLGGSDLSVSDICLGTMTWGIQNTQQDADEQLAMAISHGVNFIDTAEMYPVPPNDKTYGDTERILGNWLARNQSARDSLVIMTKVAGSGLSYIREGGPITASAVETALNDSLSRLNTDYVDVYQLHWPNRVTPHFGKHWPDRANPTKINKQQEIDGMRDILTGIKQALDAGKIRHWGLSDDTPWGIHTFLTLCKEMNIPLPVSIQNEFSLLHLKDWPYLIEMCALENIAYLPWSPLATGMLSGKYMNGDRPKGSRWTLVQRQGLFRDKEPAREATARYVEIAKRAKITPSQLALAWCKQVPGVTSTIIGATTTNQLAENLSAFSLNLDESTLKQIGEVVRRHPLGY
- a CDS encoding GAF domain-containing protein → MPLQIAVSQPNGSVTEHVLFEGRQYRIGRAHNADIVIAHPQISRLHAKLQATNDRLWQLNDTSSTGCFSGGIPVKNIAINKPQHLFFGPISCQFTPVEHKKVIQLDSQRVWRERQLKRYQHQLQNCNDSSALVHIARECLIQSLACERASLILFDEENKALFGLGYEPWMNAENFTGSRTIIQRTMETNSVLAVGNIVADDSLNAQQSIIRNGIQAAISVPVCIDDKPIGVLYADSLVGRRYFTDTDIEFAKSLANLLSLRLLFHAIEHKLSLIN
- a CDS encoding sensor histidine kinase, whose product is MSDIEQQLASIRALQDSLKNRLDDEQATLQQLAKRLWAQQESEKAKLSRELHDGIGQLLTGLTRRLQALSADSPELENLHGLAEMALNDVRQLSRLMSPTILDDLGLKPALSWLCRNLLASEDIEYECTIDIPADITKDVSILLFRITQETLVNTIKHSHASKVTLSLAFHNNVIRLDIVDNGDGFDKTTVEPGVGLSSIRDRAKAFNAQLVLTSAVGQGTRTTVTVPV
- a CDS encoding chemotaxis protein, with product MKFDSIKSRLVLMTLICVVGMGMLVVSQHYFTQRFIELNQQRDLLLRMGQDLLQMRRHEKDFLMRHQQEYFQLFIERSDSFSTRLNRLTPLISDYDMPTSQLGNLAEGVHKYQQLFQQVVTLQTEIGLTPTSGLLGQMIETEGLLLSQSYFDVGSSALIQLDGARLAIRDFQLTHNNYYATLAIQNIEGLAQVQSAGKSEQVDELLGLYKEAVEALAIAYQTLGLTHNEGLVGRFRRQAHSVEQQLTLIDQALQPIIENQEQQVKTYSISIAVLTSVLLILILVKSFATFHRAFSNFVMFFYRCKRQYQRMDPRKLGFAEFKSLAELANEMVESRQAIEERLAVVEAELAQKQRKPETR
- a CDS encoding protein kinase domain-containing protein is translated as MTGPGNIPSTPEHFQTEALPSGPRLACGTILADRFRIIQQLGAGTQACVYAAKDELLAVDVALKLIPGAATDLASMQVLRNEVVIARQLQHPNIIRVHDVFADDYYAFFTMEYIEGEPLFERLQRPISRKTYQKWSHQLLDAIATCQSVDIKHGDIKPDNILINADDDLLLIDFGIGQLKKNSEQTSGHLAYSAPEVIHSGKAGEFSDTYSAGKVLNDMLSCVALSSFSLSDTVWFRKQTQFISNLTHQIPEKRPTLTQALTQANTPVSWSKFVAAFTIFMLVLATIAITVVINNTKPNPDGFGNKTLQLAIIHDNNYPLLGTISDLLRYPLSTHPDIALVGENESSTLIRNLALSPMDSDNDRVDFSAILGTDSLLLLDATPTSSQSYLLHASVLSMPANTQIFTVSHSITTSSLADDLDAFADKLVEALFSHLNTEVDTPDLRYLNALHDAWEAGPPLTRDDAIEAMITSTPDYPGGWVAHAELALNNNDILVARESLDTLMAIPDIGDYWRLQGELLRAQLDDNLSLAQQSIDALISLYPNRADLLAMRADIHQWANQPLLAMDDYQAALQLRPNDGQLWFELARLQIMGGNIDTAISETLTQALVAFRKVKNKKGESLVLNAFGIAHLRIAEHGTAASYFQDALSLRDAESQPSERAKTLANLAIAASLTRKVDLAESSLKEALSLIMDIGDLEQEAHINDTLGFLYEEQGEFEKALLHYKRGLDIRVQIDDKVLKPESMSNVAYMHFLIGDLSLADIYWQQAKTLFERNNDQSHLLRTYQNLAQLSLVKGDNNAATRYLSEVDSKLSQQNDQEKMVNHLLFSYFHFSNGKLSEALTQIEQAKQLAERASDTRALIEVSLWHGEVCLRTANWPCVKEVLSNIDSDAAKERRDQHAVIQWLLLALQHQQQPINAADFRPSFDTSHIPVVTELKILLDIQHRLNLKSNSEVMQTINTLIKPTYYQSYLHWLYLEVRAGKTELAKTLAQQLAVHPDYWRNHVYYSVLPEYEAKLQPLRSQWLEQLTETQALDYRQAYLE
- a CDS encoding DUF6689 family protein — translated: MNISQMKFKLLASVITLAVTLFSTAQAQIVLPNILTVDNNRIQAKLSLTTAIEVDLTIEFENSIGLHANNFDITAELLNPSDLLITDRLPSLLTSATSGFPVLVSISPKADSGFGFEGVAMVELYTKALHYVPTVPFRLFTSHANSTFEDITTLTSSGSLRARGSTGQFSDFIILLDTRAPSAVISDKVSNISQTVNSNRSDISLLLQGTLDSGINDIQNALAINDDAAALTAVDSLISVVDNASGSQIPDVWLANGSVVNAKGILLTQLQTLRFSLRTL
- a CDS encoding S8 family peptidase; translation: MKKFALSTLAAAMLASPAANTLADAYIGAQLADTLTTLDVTDSLMAVVTYDQLDPLAESQLQQLLNLGISEGVQFKSLPIVGVIATKAQIDAIAKIDGVRSVFANRKMKLYNADAREITGVADLQSQGFIQRNGMEFTGKGSTVMVIDSGIDASHQDHFFGDTVVENVQALTHASVISITGVTDGFTLRGQVNTDLNSGHGTHVTGTIAGSGSMSDGKYVGAAPDADIIGYGSGGAVLLLDTIGGFDFAINNVYSYDNPIKVISNSWGSSGKYEPLGPVSLATYKAHKLGMISVFAAGNDGPGEDSHNPYAQIPWGVSVGAGDKFGGLADFSSRGLNSESGDFTMPDGTEWTYNNEVSIVAPGVDIVSTRATTNLAANGGEADIDAIEVQNLPFYTMISGTSMATPHVSGIIALLLEANPSLDNASIKQILQETATNMPGYERWEVGAGYVNARSAVAAALDYDMSHSLTVNNLPSKTFKANALVSTSERTEVLDVFYAPVGEPEVKTFEVGESEVLVKASASTLANLTKLVLVAPDGTEYFGNLTTPVLSTTMRVSAPAMPGTWGIYVYGLTSLSGIQADPLGITNGPGIPETFEVTVSFEESGGYEGIDDIEGHPQQNAIEFAISERLMDALDNRGFYPDAGLKRKDFARYAVMGGAVRQYRDLLNEDVPNIGAVPGFDKAFVESVMVSGGALKDNLRTQSPVLYSEDGSANPFGVMSKLDTAYAMVQMLGLESVATSFDPDSDIIVDYSGEQIVLVDQDQIPAELKGYVQLAITMSLINVSFGTEQSPFSVTPTLTASFNPESTVTRAHYAVLSSRLFTQYYE